The Andrena cerasifolii isolate SP2316 chromosome 14, iyAndCera1_principal, whole genome shotgun sequence genome contains the following window.
TCTGATAAACGCGTCGTATGATAATACAATCATTTCTACGACGCAACTTAGGCGGCTACGTCACTTTCAACGAGACAAAACAGTACTGTTCGTAATCGCCAACGCGTGTCGCTTTCGTTACACAAGTCCGTTGCGTTTTCTATTGCAAAATCGGGATGGCACTGTTTACTGCTAGCGCAGCAAATTCCGCATACGACTAGATAGAGAAGAAAATCTTCTATCAGGTCAAAATTTAGGGCCTTTATTCGTTTATAGCATACCTACCTGTGCAGTTGCTTCTGCATCATCTTTCATCGATCAATTGGCGCAGACAAGAAACGAGGGTAATCAAAGATTAGGATAATACGCCGACATtagagaaccaacgaaaacgGAGCACAGAAACCATGACCGTATTTGCTCCATCCACCGATCATAGGTTCATCGTCACCCGACTCGCATCTCTCTCCGCGAACGAGGTCGATCGCCGTCATGCGATCGATTCGAGTCGCTTTTTGTCCTGGATCGTTGCGTGTATTCTCCGCCTGACGCATGCCTCAATTTCTTTCTTCCTATCTTCCTATGCGACACGCGATTCAAACGACCACGCGTGCACCGTCCCGCCTGGCCTTCTCGACATGTAGTTGCCGATACACTCGGTGCATGTGGCAACGCACTTCTACTGTTGCGAGCAACAGTGACTCATTCCATAAACGCACATACCGATAAGCAGTCGAATGGAGTATGTGGCATTTTAAATCGCGTGCGCTCGAGAATCGGTCCGTCGAGGCCTACAACTGTTTACATCCAAAGCGTTGAAACGGAGCTCAGAGCTGGAGCGCAGAATGATGGAGCAATGAGATTTTGCCTGGAGCAGGagcacttttttttataaaagcagaTGTTTATATCTGTGTCTTCTCTTTCGTAATGACGATTAAAGCGATTTGATAGCGGTCAGACACGAGAGAGAGAGTGCTTCCTTCGAACTTCAACCCATCGATCCCCCACCTACTCCCCGCTAATCTATCGAAATCAACGAGAAGTTTATCGACCAAGAGATCTCCCGACGcgaaaaagttgtaaacttgtttttctcaaaagcccGTTGCCACGTGGAGCGAATACAACTTCCAGTTCGGCATTTGCATTACTTATTGGCCGTGAACTTTATTAGATAAGCCAGCTGTTGTGCAATATGTTAATTTAACTGTCCCCTTCTTCGAGTTTCGCATCGACGTCGAATTGCCACGACTCGCGACGTTCGTCTACCCTTGCCCTCTTACACAGCTCGCTGGCAGGTTAAGTTAATGGGAGCGATGATGGGACTAACGAACCGAGGGACCCAACGATCGCGGAAATAAAACTAACAGAACCACCTTGAGATGaagaaataataatatcaaTTCTAAAGAAGTTGGGAATGTCTGACGCGGTGCTGTCTCTTAGTTAAAAAAAAGAGGGAGCCACAACTGAGTCAAACACGTGTGAGCAAAGATGGTCGAgagaattgaaaaacttacagaGTAGGGGGTCCAGTCTCTCCTTGAAGCTCTTGTTCCTCTTCATCCTCTCCACGTCGCTTTCGTCCGTCTCCAATGGCGTCTCCCACTCGGAGGAGTCGTACGTTTGGTCCTTCCTCGAGTCCCCAGCGTCCTCCCTCTCGTTCCTCTTCTCGACGTTGTCATACGAGGAGTTCCTGTCACTGTACAGCGACTCCGACGTGTCCGGCGGTTTCAACAGCTCTGGGTACCTGTCGGAATCACGAGAAATACCGATGAAAAAGCAGCCGGGAATCCGATCATCGCCTAGCCAACGGGCTTCGACAATTGCTCATCCGCGGGCAGGACGCAGGATCGTGCTTTGATTATCTCACCGTTGGCGAATGATACTTTGAACGGTCAATGTGTTCCCAACAACGTCCCTATCGCACTCCTCGTCCGGGAACTTTCTGGTCACGTTATCGCCCTCGTAATCCGCATCACAATCATAGTCTGGCTCGCAATCCTCTCCTTCGTTTCCTGAGGGGAATCCAAGCTTATCAGATGCTCGTGCGGCACAGGCACCTTGGGTCGCGCCTCTACTTGCTCGCGAATGAACGATAACTGATTGCCCGTGGCACACTAACGAGGAGTCTATTGTAACTTTGTAATCAATTCGGTTGAGATTGATGAGTTACTCGGATGACAGAGAAGTTGGGTTAAATGAAAGGAGCGAAGATAGATAGTAGAGGTGTCTTCCACCTCGCGACGAGATTTCACGGAGCTTATCCATATCGCTGTTTTGGGGCCACTGCTCGGTTAGCAATCGGTGTAAATACTTGACTTAATTGGATTGGGGAAATAATAAGTTGTGGGAATGAGTAGAAGTGGGTGTTGGAGTACCTTCAGATAATAGATACATCTTCGAGAAATTGACACTTAGCGAAAGAAACGGACAGCTTGAACTACTAATGGAGATTTAGGGACACAATCCGTGATCGAAGTCAAAGACGTCCCAAGTAGGATAAGAGCACTACGGTTTCCTCTGACTTATCGCTATAAATCTGCCGAATTTAACACCGAAAGGGAGAGCTCACCGATAAACTCCCAGCTGGAGTCCACAGCCCAGGACGTATCGTTGAACACCTTCGTCCTGATCTTTGGTGGTTGCACCGGCTTGGCGCGCGGGATCTTCTTCACCTCTTTGGTGCCCAAACGCTTAGCCAGGTTGTCGACGGAGGACGATATCAGGGGCGTCTTATCCTCCGTTTCCTCCGTCTCCTCCCAGTCGATAGGATGAAGCTGGTTAGGGTTACAGCCAATCGGCGTCTGCAGCCAACCTGGCTCGCTGTGCCGATATTTATTCGTTGCTGGATTATTCCTAGGTCGCCTTCTCGGTATTATCGCCGCGCCCTGGGCGATAGCATCAGCGGGCTCCGCGTAAAAAGGGCTACCTTGCTTGGACTCGGGAGTCAGGGGGCTGTTGCTCTCCGATTTCGCTAGCATCAATCCTAGCTTGTTCCTGGGAGGCGTCACCGTGCTAGGGCTGTTCAGGGAATTCGCGCTGCCTGCGTCAGAAAGGACCATTTCGGGGCGATCAGTACAAGTCGCTTACAGTCTCCGAGCATACAACACTTCACAGAGACTCTGACAGCCGCCAAATACTCACAAACTCGCGACAGAAGATCAGGCCTCCTCCCCATCCCCGTCTCCTCGGGCGAGCCGTTCCCATGCTCAACAGATTTCGCCTCCTGCACAGGCTTGAAGCTGCTGAACTCCGGGCTGGTCATCTCCTTGTAGCTGAGCTTCTCGTTGCCGATCGACTTGTCGTTCCTCACGATCATCCTGTCGTTCCTCACGATCAGCTGCTCGTTGGCCGGTAGCAACCGATCGTTGTAGTTCCTCTCGGCCGGGTTCACCCCCCTGTCCGGGACCATCAGTCGGTCGTTGGAGTTCCTCAGCCGTTCCTGAGGATTCGGGGCGGCGTCGTTCCTCGCGAGCTTATCGTTCGGCGACCAGGTAGAGGGGTTCGATTGGTCGGTAGTGTTCCAGATGTCCTCGTAATCGGAGATCTTGTCGCCTGGCGAGCTACGGTAGTACGACTCCAGTATATCGGACTCTTGGTAGTGCTGGGAGTTCTTGCGGGCCTCGCGGTCGCGCCTCCGTTTCGACTTGCTCGTGCTGGACGGCGTGGTCGGCGAGAGAACGTTCGGCGTCTTGGAGGCGGTGTTCGGGACCAGCTTCGACATTGGCGAGAGGACCGGCGTCGTCGGCGACAGGGGGGACTTCACGGAGAAGTTCGACGTCAGAGACTTGTTGGACGTCGCGCTCTGGGGGCTGAGCAGGGACGTGTTCGGGTCGGATGGAGTGTTCTGCTGTAACAAAAGGAAAGACAGAATTAGCGACAGTAGACGCTGTGCTTTCTGTGATACCACTGTGCAAGAGGAGGGCGTTTCTTTGAGCTTCTATAAGATCTTGAACAGGTGTAGAATCTAATATACAGCAGTCTACTCGGAAATAAGAATCGCAAACGTCCTCCACTCTCGATACTTCACCAATCACACATTCAAAATCACCTGTGAACTGCTGACGTCGTTCGCCTGGTTCACGTTGAACGTCACCGTGGCAGTGACCGTGAAGTTGTTCTGCGTATGTCCCAGGCCCGGCTTGGCCCACCTAGGGGGTGGTGGCGGCGGTGTCTTCACGTTCTGCCCAATCGTATGGTTCTCCCCGATGATGTTCCTGATCTCAGGCAGCACCGGCGAGTTCGTGCACGACAGGTTATTGAAGGTGGAGACGTTCTGGTGGAAGTTGGTCGCGTTGACAGAGGAGAATCTGGTCCTGGACAACTCAACTATCGTCGACTTGGACGTCTCCGCGACGGTCTTCGCCTCGAAGCTGACCTTGGTGTCTTGCACAGGACTGAGCACGTTGTTCTCCACGTTGTGGACCACGGGGGACGGGCAGCGCACGCTCTGCACCAGGTTCGGCGAGATCAGCTTCTGCGAGAGCTTCTCGCTGGGCGACAGCTTGTCCTTCTTGAGGTCCAGGGGCTCGTTGAAGGTTGTCAGGTTCAGAGTGTTAGGCGGCGTGGGCCGAGGCTGTCGGGGCAGCGACGAGACGAACGTGGACGTCGTGACGGCGGCCGTCGGCGACGAGCATCCTGCGAGCGAAAATAAAGTGGTGATGAGAAATTATTTTCGTCTCGGAGCTACAGTGACCTGGCCTCTGACGGTTGGCAGATTCATTGAGCTCTGCATGGCGGGGAATTCTTTTCGTCCAAGTCAACCACTTTATCGCGGCGATGTTGCGACTCAAGGTGGTAGGGAAAGTGATGATTGTCATCTGAGATATAGCTCTAATAATAGGTAGTAGTTAGGTATATACTTACGTATGTCGTGCGGCGATATTGGCGCGAGGTTCAGCACTATATTCTCCGCGGTCGGCGTGTGAacgttattgttgttgttgttattgttgttgtgATTGTTGTTACCTGAAAATCATCGATCTTCGTCATCGGTATGTAATTTCAGCCTTCTGCTCGAGAAGCATCATAGTACACTGCGTCAGCAATGAACGAAGTGCTGAATGATTTAATGAAGATGTCAAAGCTGCTTCCTCAACTATTATCGTAGAGATGATTAAACGAAAGCTGTTAGTTGTATCAAGCTTACCGCCACGAAAACTGCTCAAGCTGGACGTGTTACTGCTGCTGCTCTCCGGCGGTTTCGGGTTCGCCATCGGGTATCTCCAGAATTCCTGACCCAGAAGCGCCAGAGAGGAGAGCTGCTGCCTATTCTTGGCTTCGCGCATCGCCCTTGGCAGTGTCAATTGGACTGGCAATTCGTCACTGCTTGCCAGATGGAAGCAAACAAATCGAGACGAATTAATGGCTGAAGGAGCTTCTCCGCCCGATCGTTTGATAGAAGCATTGCTATGAGACACGGATCACGATCGACGGCTACTTCTACTTGGACGAGCGTAATTACgagatattataataataaggcATATGAAATTTGGTAGAGAGAAGTGCCGATTTTCCTGAATCTTAAACGACAATAATGTTTCTGAACAATTCAAAAGAGTACCTTTAATTTTATCGACACCACTCATTATCCAACATAGTAGCTTTCAAAGTGCGCTCCCGTTTAACCGCCTGAATTATCTCCAGAACACGATCGACTCGACTTTCACTCAAGAGGCAGGTTGAGTTCGCGACTTCCGTTATGCCGCAGCCTTAAAAAATCCCTAAATTACGCAACGAACTGGTGACAGACTGATCTAATCCTTCGAGGTGACGTTTCTGATCTGGGCGTAATTCAGACACCGAGGAAAACCAAACGGAAATATTCCAGTGGCGAGCGAATCAATTTGTCGGCGGGGGGAAGGGTCTGCGTTAATAAATCTCGCGGAAAAGAAAGAAGCTGCGATCCAAGAGGCAAGTAGACGATGATTATCTGGCCACGCAGAGGAGGCGAGCGCGAGGAGGAGGTAAAGGCCACTCACCAGCACTGAGAATAGTGGGCGATCAGCGAGGGGATGTTGTCGAACCTGTTCTCACTGGTCTCCAAGCTCAGCTTCCCCTTGTTGGCTTGGATCAGGTAGTGCTCGATGTAGGGCCCCTTTCCTGGCGGCAGCCTCACGGAGAGGGCCATCGTGTCGCTTTGACTCGACTGCCGAACCACGAAGTTCTGTAACCAACAACATAAAGGGTAGAAGTATAGTTTTCATCGAGGAGTCAGGCTGCTCGTAACGTTTCACTGCACGTTTCACAACTCGAAGCAGGAATATTATACGTGTCAAGGGGAACTAAACCGGCCTTAATATTTTCCGATTTGAGCTCTCACGATTTGAGCAATTGAACTTTGCAGAGTTTATTAATCGGCCTGCGGATAAACCCCAGTCTGATTCGGGGTAACTGAACCGTACCAAAATGGACCACACTGAGTCAGACGACGTATTAGCATTACCCAAAGTGGAAATTGAAGCTAAAGAACTATACTTTTCAGTAAAATTGACCATACTAacggaaactttttttcatgtttTGAAACCTACAAAGAATGCCACAAACAAACACTAAGTAGTTACAtagattaaaagtaaaaatgatattttagaAGTTTTTCAGGATGCTGGTGTCAAAATTCTGGCCGTTGTAGCAAAATTCTCTGTAGTAAATCTCGAAATATTGGGTTTACAGGAGTGAACCTCAGTTTTTGTTTCTGCAACAATCACCACAAAGAAGTCAGCATCCTCAAGAACTATTATATAACCTGGAAGTACAATTCTGCCACTACATAAGGCCGCAGGCCGGTTAATCAAATCCTATCCTAACGATGAAATAACCTTTGCTCGTATATGCAGTAATTACGAGTACAGTATCATTAGCTCGAGTGTTGATTATCTAATTATAGTGGGGGCAAAGGACCTTCCGCGTCATAAATTTCCGCAAACATAAATTCTCATGCCCGGAAAGAGAGCAATTCCTTGCAACAGAGTTCCCcgtctaaaaaataaaaaaagcaataCAGAAGTCTCCCTGGGACACTGCACGAAACACACTGCATAATTCCTCGGCTTTGCCCTCGGAAATCCGTATCACGGCCATCTCCGCCGATACAACGCGCGTTTTTCCACCCGCGGCGGACATTTGAAAGCGGGGGGTGCAAAGGACAGAAGAAACAAAGCTAAAGAAAAGAAAGGCAGGAAAAGGCTATGGCTCTTTGTGCCGCACTTTGTGGCCGCTAGCTCATTCCCTCCATGCTCGTTCTTCTCGCAACCATTCCCCGGGCGCGTATCTCCTTTTTTTGTCGGGACGAAACCCCCCTGGTCCGTCCAAGCGAGTTCACTTCAATCGCTAGAATGAACTCTGTCTTCTTTGTCCACGTCCTGGGGCGTAGACTCGCTCGGGGTTGAAAGTTTCCAGGGTGACTTTCGATGGCTGATGCTTGAACAATGATCACTCACTTCTCAACCCTATTACATACCTATGTACTTGATGTAACAGACGATACAATATTACGAGATATACACTTTTCCTCTTTCATGCTCCAGATTCATCCCCCCGAAGTATCAACACGCGACGAAGTACCGTTTCCTTTTATACCCCGTTTACAACCCCCTCCTATTTCGAAATGTACTCGTGCAGCACGCTTCGTAGCGCGATCCATCAGGAATCGACGCCGCTCGCGATACTCTCGGCTCCATTCCTAGTCGACGCACGAGTTCGTGCAATCACCAGGTTTGGCGACGAGGGGAAGGGGGTGTCTCGCCCGCGGAGGAGTAATTGCGAACGGCATTGTTTTTCGGCCGGTGCAATTCGTCCGTGGCAACCGATTCGACGGGGGATGGGACGATTAACAAAGCTGGAAAACAATGAGCCACCGGGAAAACAATGCCACCACAATGGCATGGCTCGTTCGCAGTCGTTCTCCCCCGCTGATTACAGCGCTGAAGCTTTTCCCTTATTCGCTGGAGGGAAAAAGAAACTGTTTGCCGCGAGAGTATCCTTGGCGCGGGACACTTTTTGCTCCAGCCACTAGTCAGGGCCCTTTCCTGGCGAGAAGTCGCCTGGATTCCTCGTTACTTTTGATCTCGCTGCTTCTTTCAAGAGTAATCGCCAGATCAGGATCCTGATGCGCGTCTTTTGGGGTGAATCTTGGATTAGTTTGATGTTCGATGTTAGGTCCCTACTATCGCTGGGAtggtaaatattttctaaattaattACACGCTGCACTCGAGGAGCGTTCCTTAGTGAAGCAGACTCGAATCAATCGCCTGCTCGTTAAAGAAGACACTTGACCCATTCCCCTCGCCGAGATGGTATCGTTATGCGGTCTTCGGTGCATCTTGACCcggtcttttaaattttcacgaGTCTTTATCTATCCTCGATCACATTTGCAAGCGCTCCTCGCCCGGCGCTGATAGAGTCTCGGCGAGACTTGACCCTGCTTCCGCGCGGGCGCCGTGTCGCCCCGAAGAAGCCACGATTTCATCTTGATACAGCTTCAAGAGGATCTTGACCTCGCTTTCGTGCGAGTCTTTACGAGGCTTCGCCTAGTCCCGATCTCATTCCGAAGTGGTCTTGAGCACGGGTTTTCAGGTTTAATAGGGAAGGTGCTCGGCTGTTTCTAGAGAGACGACTTCATCGCGAAACGAGGATAACCATCAGCCTGTTTTCGGACGTGGAGGCGCCCTATTCCCGGTTATAAATCGTGCGGCGATGGCTCGTAAGGGGTAGCCATTTGGATATTAGCTTCAGGGAGAAGAAATTTGTCAATGGCTTGGATAGTTCAATCGATCGGAGCAGAAAAACTAGAAGCAATCCTGCTTCTCCCATCAGGTCCCCCAAGTAGGATCCCCCTTTTTATCTCCACGTTTCATTTACTTACTTCTACGAGCTTTAAGTTCTGTCTGCGACACAGGAAGGCTGCATTTATCAAGTTGGTCTGACTGCAGACTGTTCTCGTCGCAATATCAAAATTACGGATGAGGGAGACTAGACTCGCTTCGCGTATTGAAATGGATACGTCCACTATAACTAGCTACCAGATGGGGtaacaaatttttcaactcCTTTGATCAAAGCAAGGACTTCTCTATAAAGGCGCCTggatgcaaaaaatatttcggggccccaaacaatttaaaaaaggccctaaaaaggataataataacgataatgaaacaaagaaatatatgacttttttattgccacattattaataatattataatagaaaatcaaataaaaaaaatttggttctaactttttttattcagttacttttctttccttctttttttttatttttccctgtacaCCACCCGCCCCTGTGTCTGGCTCTGATCGAAGCCTCCCTTTTCACCTGTAGAAAAAAGCGACCGACTACTTTGTCGCACGAAAACCGACAAATGTGTACATACCGCGCGTGTCGCGGGCGGAGAAATATTTAAATGGAGCGAGAGCAGCGGAGGGTGGACACCTTTACGAGACAGTATGCTAACAATGCCACTTGTTATGCGTATTTTCGGGCAGATCGCGGTCTGGAATGCCGCCAGAAGCTTAAGCCCGCCGTATTTCGTCGGAACAACGTCTGCCGCCTGCATTTACTGCATATTAAGCCGATGCTCCCTGCGCGAGTTGCCAAATGGCTGATGCATCGAGAGATACCTTGGTCCACGGTCGATCTGGCGACGGCAACGATCGTATCGTTTTAACGGCAGAACTAGACCGCTAATTGCCCCCGTGTGTGCCATACCGCAGA
Protein-coding sequences here:
- the Spri gene encoding src homology 2 domain-containing protein sprint isoform X6, which translates into the protein MDADRAAVSTLSACRYWNGDKDARFPRKLLNSLATDLDCMLSELCTTPNSYERSDVFLEPYLQQHGTVQVVSSPSTPPPNPLQHHQLTQLHHVQSEESLSSDGSATSGGSSSSTEDSGSEVACDITLIERLIRSHPIWFLPGIQRAGAFHLLQGKEEGNFVVRQSSQSDTMALSVRLPPGKGPYIEHYLIQANKGKLSLETSENRFDNIPSLIAHYSQCCDELPVQLTLPRAMREAKNRQQLSSLALLGQEFWRYPMANPKPPESSSSNTSSLSSFRGGNNNHNNNNNNNNNVHTPTAENIVLNLAPISPHDIRCSSPTAAVTTSTFVSSLPRQPRPTPPNTLNLTTFNEPLDLKKDKLSPSEKLSQKLISPNLVQSVRCPSPVVHNVENNVLSPVQDTKVSFEAKTVAETSKSTIVELSRTRFSSVNATNFHQNVSTFNNLSCTNSPVLPEIRNIIGENHTIGQNVKTPPPPPPRWAKPGLGHTQNNFTVTATVTFNVNQANDVSSSQNTPSDPNTSLLSPQSATSNKSLTSNFSVKSPLSPTTPVLSPMSKLVPNTASKTPNVLSPTTPSSTSKSKRRRDREARKNSQHYQESDILESYYRSSPGDKISDYEDIWNTTDQSNPSTWSPNDKLARNDAAPNPQERLRNSNDRLMVPDRGVNPAERNYNDRLLPANEQLIVRNDRMIVRNDKSIGNEKLSYKEMTSPEFSSFKPVQEAKSVEHGNGSPEETGMGRRPDLLSRVCSANSLNSPSTVTPPRNKLGLMLAKSESNSPLTPESKQGSPFYAEPADAIAQGAAIIPRRRPRNNPATNKYRHSEPGWLQTPIGCNPNQLHPIDWEETEETEDKTPLISSSVDNLAKRLGTKEVKKIPRAKPVQPPKIRTKVFNDTSWAVDSSWEFIGNEGEDCEPDYDCDADYEGDNVTRKFPDEECDRDVVGNTLTVQSIIRQRYPELLKPPDTSESLYSDRNSSYDNVEKRNEREDAGDSRKDQTYDSSEWETPLETDESDVERMKRNKSFKERLDPLLSPPRLQALRNRENGGSGTTIRSYALQLAADKTTTFSQNIENFIQCTKEGKEASPHVVMRNMRQFMSGMKNYLVKHGEREFEKEVEKERLKLKPNEFLNLDAILEGVMMGLVVRPLREHVYRLFVEHYATTGSLQTLVESIQHAQGKHIQDLGVRPKIIPPSEPSLERILKYIERLQKADSPLDKLENLLAAISAIFNSVKHANSGRHVTLGADDLLPLLVWVLVRGKVVDAEVEAEYMWGLLHPSLLTGEGGYYLTTLSSAVHVLKTFKSSTGTMSTLNGCGTPDCSSVLRILVPDELHGSLNTRTLPVRPNMNTREICRILAHKIRCTNPQDYGLFKLVQGEETLLGDHECPQELSHCLFAYKRIDAKIAWPKPSS
- the Spri gene encoding src homology 2 domain-containing protein sprint isoform X5, coding for MTSLVQRDFGSPRKRESISSNASSYLMLLNSLATDLDCMLSELCTTPNSYERSDVFLEPYLQQHGTVQVVSSPSTPPPNPLQHHQLTQLHHVQSEESLSSDGSATSGGSSSSTEDSGSEVACDITLIERLIRSHPIWFLPGIQRAGAFHLLQGKEEGNFVVRQSSQSDTMALSVRLPPGKGPYIEHYLIQANKGKLSLETSENRFDNIPSLIAHYSQCCSDELPVQLTLPRAMREAKNRQQLSSLALLGQEFWRYPMANPKPPESSSSNTSSLSSFRGGNNNHNNNNNNNNNVHTPTAENIVLNLAPISPHDIRCSSPTAAVTTSTFVSSLPRQPRPTPPNTLNLTTFNEPLDLKKDKLSPSEKLSQKLISPNLVQSVRCPSPVVHNVENNVLSPVQDTKVSFEAKTVAETSKSTIVELSRTRFSSVNATNFHQNVSTFNNLSCTNSPVLPEIRNIIGENHTIGQNVKTPPPPPPRWAKPGLGHTQNNFTVTATVTFNVNQANDVSSSQQNTPSDPNTSLLSPQSATSNKSLTSNFSVKSPLSPTTPVLSPMSKLVPNTASKTPNVLSPTTPSSTSKSKRRRDREARKNSQHYQESDILESYYRSSPGDKISDYEDIWNTTDQSNPSTWSPNDKLARNDAAPNPQERLRNSNDRLMVPDRGVNPAERNYNDRLLPANEQLIVRNDRMIVRNDKSIGNEKLSYKEMTSPEFSSFKPVQEAKSVEHGNGSPEETGMGRRPDLLSRVCSANSLNSPSTVTPPRNKLGLMLAKSESNSPLTPESKQGSPFYAEPADAIAQGAAIIPRRRPRNNPATNKYRHSEPGWLQTPIGCNPNQLHPIDWEETEETEDKTPLISSSVDNLAKRLGTKEVKKIPRAKPVQPPKIRTKVFNDTSWAVDSSWEFIGNEGEDCEPDYDCDADYEGDNVTRKFPDEECDRDVVGNTLTVQSIIRQRYPELLKPPDTSESLYSDRNSSYDNVEKRNEREDAGDSRKDQTYDSSEWETPLETDESDVERMKRNKSFKERLDPLLSPPRLQALRNRENGGSGTTIRSYALQLAADKTTTFSQNIENFIQCTKEGKEASPHVVMRNMRQFMSGMKNYLVKHGEREFEKEVEKERLKLKPNEFLNLDAILEGVMMGLVVRPLREHVYRLFVEHYATTGSLQTLVESIQHAQGKHIQDLGVRPKIIPPSEPSLERILKYIERLQKADSPLDKLENLLAAISAIFNSVKHANSGRHVTLGADDLLPLLVWVLVRGKVVDAEVEAEYMWGLLHPSLLTGEGGYYLTTLSSAVHVLKTFKSSTGTMSTLNGCGTPDCSSVLRILVPDELHGSLNTRTLPVRPNMNTREICRILAHKIRCTNPQDYGLFKLVQGEETLLGDHECPQELSHCLFAYKRIDAKIAWPKPSS
- the Spri gene encoding src homology 2 domain-containing protein sprint isoform X7; translated protein: MTSLVQRDFGSPRKRESISSNASSYLMLLNSLATDLDCMLSELCTTPNSYERSDVFLEPYLQQHGTVQVVSSPSTPPPNPLQHHQLTQLHHVQSEESLSSDGSATSGGSSSSTEDSGSEVACDITLIERLIRSHPIWFLPGIQRAGAFHLLQGKEEGNFVVRQSSQSDTMALSVRLPPGKGPYIEHYLIQANKGKLSLETSENRFDNIPSLIAHYSQCCDELPVQLTLPRAMREAKNRQQLSSLALLGQEFWRYPMANPKPPESSSSNTSSLSSFRGGNNNHNNNNNNNNNVHTPTAENIVLNLAPISPHDIRCSSPTAAVTTSTFVSSLPRQPRPTPPNTLNLTTFNEPLDLKKDKLSPSEKLSQKLISPNLVQSVRCPSPVVHNVENNVLSPVQDTKVSFEAKTVAETSKSTIVELSRTRFSSVNATNFHQNVSTFNNLSCTNSPVLPEIRNIIGENHTIGQNVKTPPPPPPRWAKPGLGHTQNNFTVTATVTFNVNQANDVSSSQNTPSDPNTSLLSPQSATSNKSLTSNFSVKSPLSPTTPVLSPMSKLVPNTASKTPNVLSPTTPSSTSKSKRRRDREARKNSQHYQESDILESYYRSSPGDKISDYEDIWNTTDQSNPSTWSPNDKLARNDAAPNPQERLRNSNDRLMVPDRGVNPAERNYNDRLLPANEQLIVRNDRMIVRNDKSIGNEKLSYKEMTSPEFSSFKPVQEAKSVEHGNGSPEETGMGRRPDLLSRVCSANSLNSPSTVTPPRNKLGLMLAKSESNSPLTPESKQGSPFYAEPADAIAQGAAIIPRRRPRNNPATNKYRHSEPGWLQTPIGCNPNQLHPIDWEETEETEDKTPLISSSVDNLAKRLGTKEVKKIPRAKPVQPPKIRTKVFNDTSWAVDSSWEFIGNEGEDCEPDYDCDADYEGDNVTRKFPDEECDRDVVGNTLTVQSIIRQRYPELLKPPDTSESLYSDRNSSYDNVEKRNEREDAGDSRKDQTYDSSEWETPLETDESDVERMKRNKSFKERLDPLLSPPRLQALRNRENGGSGTTIRSYALQLAADKTTTFSQNIENFIQCTKEGKEASPHVVMRNMRQFMSGMKNYLVKHGEREFEKEVEKERLKLKPNEFLNLDAILEGVMMGLVVRPLREHVYRLFVEHYATTGSLQTLVESIQHAQGKHIQDLGVRPKIIPPSEPSLERILKYIERLQKADSPLDKLENLLAAISAIFNSVKHANSGRHVTLGADDLLPLLVWVLVRGKVVDAEVEAEYMWGLLHPSLLTGEGGYYLTTLSSAVHVLKTFKSSTGTMSTLNGCGTPDCSSVLRILVPDELHGSLNTRTLPVRPNMNTREICRILAHKIRCTNPQDYGLFKLVQGEETLLGDHECPQELSHCLFAYKRIDAKIAWPKPSS
- the Spri gene encoding src homology 2 domain-containing protein sprint isoform X4; this encodes MDADRAAVSTLSACRYWNGDKDARFPRKLLNSLATDLDCMLSELCTTPNSYERSDVFLEPYLQQHGTVQVVSSPSTPPPNPLQHHQLTQLHHVQSEESLSSDGSATSGGSSSSTEDSGSEVACDITLIERLIRSHPIWFLPGIQRAGAFHLLQGKEEGNFVVRQSSQSDTMALSVRLPPGKGPYIEHYLIQANKGKLSLETSENRFDNIPSLIAHYSQCCSDELPVQLTLPRAMREAKNRQQLSSLALLGQEFWRYPMANPKPPESSSSNTSSLSSFRGGNNNHNNNNNNNNNVHTPTAENIVLNLAPISPHDIRCSSPTAAVTTSTFVSSLPRQPRPTPPNTLNLTTFNEPLDLKKDKLSPSEKLSQKLISPNLVQSVRCPSPVVHNVENNVLSPVQDTKVSFEAKTVAETSKSTIVELSRTRFSSVNATNFHQNVSTFNNLSCTNSPVLPEIRNIIGENHTIGQNVKTPPPPPPRWAKPGLGHTQNNFTVTATVTFNVNQANDVSSSQQNTPSDPNTSLLSPQSATSNKSLTSNFSVKSPLSPTTPVLSPMSKLVPNTASKTPNVLSPTTPSSTSKSKRRRDREARKNSQHYQESDILESYYRSSPGDKISDYEDIWNTTDQSNPSTWSPNDKLARNDAAPNPQERLRNSNDRLMVPDRGVNPAERNYNDRLLPANEQLIVRNDRMIVRNDKSIGNEKLSYKEMTSPEFSSFKPVQEAKSVEHGNGSPEETGMGRRPDLLSRVCSANSLNSPSTVTPPRNKLGLMLAKSESNSPLTPESKQGSPFYAEPADAIAQGAAIIPRRRPRNNPATNKYRHSEPGWLQTPIGCNPNQLHPIDWEETEETEDKTPLISSSVDNLAKRLGTKEVKKIPRAKPVQPPKIRTKVFNDTSWAVDSSWEFIGNEGEDCEPDYDCDADYEGDNVTRKFPDEECDRDVVGNTLTVQSIIRQRYPELLKPPDTSESLYSDRNSSYDNVEKRNEREDAGDSRKDQTYDSSEWETPLETDESDVERMKRNKSFKERLDPLLSPPRLQALRNRENGGSGTTIRSYALQLAADKTTTFSQNIENFIQCTKEGKEASPHVVMRNMRQFMSGMKNYLVKHGEREFEKEVEKERLKLKPNEFLNLDAILEGVMMGLVVRPLREHVYRLFVEHYATTGSLQTLVESIQHAQGKHIQDLGVRPKIIPPSEPSLERILKYIERLQKADSPLDKLENLLAAISAIFNSVKHANSGRHVTLGADDLLPLLVWVLVRGKVVDAEVEAEYMWGLLHPSLLTGEGGYYLTTLSSAVHVLKTFKSSTGTMSTLNGCGTPDCSSVLRILVPDELHGSLNTRTLPVRPNMNTREICRILAHKIRCTNPQDYGLFKLVQGEETLLGDHECPQELSHCLFAYKRIDAKIAWPKPSS